In Paenibacillus larvae subsp. larvae, the following proteins share a genomic window:
- the sbnA gene encoding 2,3-diaminopropionate biosynthesis protein SbnA codes for MLTKLKTLVNRIGNTPLIQLEHEKINLFAKLELHNFMSSVKIRPAYYILKTAIESGEINQNTTVIESSSGNFGVALATLCKYLHIKFIAVIDPNINSNYEQMLRSIAYDVVKVTTPDPTGSYLLTRVKTVQELCQQIPYSFWTNQYENPNNPLSHYLGLGAELVGHFGHLDYAFIGVSSGGTISGISQCLKESFPHVKIIAVDSEGSVIFGDKPKKRYIPGLGSSMVPPNVKGALIDEIIHVSEINTVEGCKQLFEEHAIFAGGSSGTSYYAINQYFEKMKPGEKPNVVFICPDSGVPYINTIYNQDWKMWLYEQNEEQARLSVPNK; via the coding sequence ATGCTGACTAAGCTAAAAACGCTGGTAAACCGAATTGGTAACACTCCTCTGATTCAACTGGAACATGAGAAGATCAATCTGTTTGCTAAACTTGAGTTACATAATTTTATGAGTAGTGTCAAAATTCGACCTGCGTATTATATTTTGAAGACCGCGATTGAGAGTGGGGAAATTAATCAAAACACAACTGTTATTGAATCATCGTCAGGCAATTTCGGCGTTGCGTTAGCCACGCTTTGCAAGTACCTCCATATAAAATTCATAGCTGTCATTGACCCGAACATCAATTCCAATTACGAGCAGATGCTCAGGTCCATTGCTTACGATGTAGTCAAAGTTACAACGCCTGATCCGACAGGAAGTTATCTTTTGACAAGGGTCAAAACGGTACAGGAATTATGCCAGCAGATTCCATATTCCTTCTGGACCAATCAATACGAAAATCCCAACAATCCTCTTTCCCATTATTTAGGTTTAGGGGCAGAGCTGGTTGGCCACTTTGGCCATCTGGATTATGCTTTCATAGGAGTTAGCTCAGGAGGCACAATTTCCGGAATATCCCAGTGCCTGAAAGAATCTTTTCCTCATGTGAAGATTATTGCGGTTGACAGCGAAGGTTCCGTTATTTTTGGTGATAAACCTAAGAAAAGATATATTCCCGGGTTAGGCTCAAGTATGGTTCCGCCCAACGTTAAAGGGGCACTTATCGATGAAATCATCCACGTATCAGAAATCAACACGGTAGAAGGTTGTAAACAGTTATTTGAAGAACACGCTATTTTTGCAGGAGGTTCGTCAGGTACAAGTTATTATGCCATCAATCAATATTTTGAAAAAATGAAGCCTGGAGAAAAACCAAATGTTGTGTTTATTTGTCCCGATAGCGGAGTTCCTTATATAAATACAATTTACAATCAGGACTGGAAAATGTGGTTGTATGAACAGAATGAAGAACAAGCCCGGTTGAGCGTACCTAATAAGTAA
- a CDS encoding acyl carrier protein has translation MDIKQKIRSFIESNLVVFEDEAAFSDDDHIFQMGFVNSLFAMKLLAYIEQKFGITVSNEDLDITNFSSVTNITNYIEKHRQVV, from the coding sequence ATGGATATTAAACAAAAAATCCGAAGTTTTATTGAAAGTAACCTGGTGGTTTTTGAAGACGAAGCAGCATTTTCGGATGACGATCATATTTTTCAGATGGGTTTCGTTAATTCTCTATTTGCTATGAAATTGCTCGCTTATATCGAACAAAAATTTGGAATTACGGTCAGTAACGAGGATTTGGATATAACTAATTTTAGTTCGGTAACCAATATCACAAATTATATTGAAAAACATCGGCAGGTGGTATAA